The proteins below are encoded in one region of Belonocnema kinseyi isolate 2016_QV_RU_SX_M_011 chromosome 1, B_treatae_v1, whole genome shotgun sequence:
- the LOC117177355 gene encoding condensin-2 complex subunit D3-like yields the protein MERFQIFERFWLNNLDPEWIESIWDGEFITFTDPPDEYLSCLKFENLENLLKETCSVIKNWISENSCEVEVRWQSLNSVGINLRGLLAFLGYVIKEGQKTSADEDSRQCCLRASSLYFMLLAVPGSSVYQVFHPNLYQRTIETFKLSHLLTPLSKKAARSIDFEDLYINDDESFESLAHSEQVTLIKALNCIMFDLITMLKTFFMRDKPRSLDITVQSLIESSKLETSFNHFQTHNKAKEASLTSLSYNAYVALQELCNPNHGSVDLTIKLIAKYVLPHLSSTYTELPQKSLIVVQETTIHFLKNLSNAHESEAESGILTLVQHLMANCPDRLEFRQKQASAVTKLINICRGELFLKTIENLVLFSFHNKVTCRIFAQEIISKCLSEMIQNSDFDERMKVKKILVAVTLGRCVDSSSLVRGRAMAIIASCTETENPNRLIVQEIFESARNPSFPPTLDQLRQSIFEDIDPLPNSFLMHSMFLDRLEDERAAVRRSALQFFRNIVNLFPEIVDDVAPEIGLRCRDPALTVRSFAIQVLTQLLQENPENSNLIDSWIRSVVPQVFDIEPKVQEKALESLQSLILNEIKFCPTLKQRGGGGGGGGGGGRGGGDSLPWLILDRLTKEKMRKHLSKACEMWKKSEVLTKPLIAKIQSHIETENNIPVWILLAAFSETMQLPLMDKHFSDYEALIQGKDFCARLKLEVLRNSWPSMNRDFLQQLYADLIKCLSKFSVNLALISICFDILAGIAKQLEEETEANMRELMKLCEIQIEKIFNDKKEEALEAGPIYVKAMCTLGHAAFLCTAKASSSTVRTLQGLLLQWENIPELLQSRKEIQASAIVLLGQLAMRDREIAEETMPIFGKLMSQPADNSTTESANKVNSAKTLADLCVRFTALVECYLPDMCVSMKDPNPYVREVIVVIFIQLLLEDFIKVKGPFFFHILTMLTDSDETIRELTVFLIKERLLAKNKTLVSQQFLKSIFHYNDCQISKFTLQTMREREKAALTLPGRANENKRRMIYDFLLEHLDPPGKLKLICRLTSEILAGVCNNSIDVKLEAEAAILRDVLYILSSDHLQASLCKQTESDDQEEMGNVPSAPSNNAISVIVEGIKKHRLEVLLPIVVKLKIKLAELRSPLLVEVSKFFVKIVTDYNKEQLSGLFIEYPDLEKDIESDTRKYGKRAQNDDECEMEEVPSPENERSSINIKSVLNRTPRIVLRRLSTLMYSERGKSASPPRIGEFSRPGTPRILNFSTPRPRIESPEPGPSCSTPKNLR from the exons ATGGAGcgttttcagattttcgaaagGTTCTGGTTAAATAATCTAGATCCAGAATGGATAGAATCAATCTGGGACGGAGAATTTATAACCTTCACAGACCCTCCAGACGAGTATCTTTCCTGTCTCAAATTCGAGAATTTGGAAAACCTACTGAAGGAAACTTGTTCTGTTATAAAAAACtggatttcagaaaatagttgTGAAGTCGAGGTCAGATGGCAATCCTTAAATTCGGTCGGAATCAACCTTCGAGGATTGCTggcatttttaggttatgttattaAAGAGGGTCAAAAAACTAGCGCCGATGAAGATTCTCGTCAATGTTGTCTCAGAGCTTCcagtttatattttatgcttCTGGCTGTTCCAGGAAGTAGTGTTTATCAAGTATTTCATCCCAATTTGTACCAAAG AACAATCGAGACTTTTAAACTCTCACATCTTTTGACGCCTCTGTCAAAGAAAGCCGCGAGATCCATCGATTTCGAGGATTTATACATAAACGATGACGAAAGTTTCGAAAGCCTAGCTCATTCCGAACAGGTCACATTGATAAAAGCTCTCAATTGTATTATGTTCGACCTTATTACaatgctgaaaacattttttatgcgcGACAAACCAAGATCTTTGGACATCACCGTTcaatctttgattgaaagttcaaaacTCGAGACgagtttcaatcattttcaaacgCACAACAAAGCGAAAGAAGCTTCCCTCACGTCTTTGTCGTACAATGCTTACGTTGCACTTCAAGAATTGTGCAATCCGAATCACGGTTCGGTGGATCTGACgataaaattaattgcaaaatatgtCCTTCCACATCTCTCGTCGACCTACACGGAACTGCCGCAAAAATCGCTGATTGTCGTTCAGGAGACGACgattcattttttgaagaatttgtcaaaCGCCCATGAATCCGAGGCCGAATCTGGAATTTTGACGCTTGTTCAGCACCTGATGGCCAATTGTCCGGACAGATTGGAATTTCGACAAAAACAGGCTTCGGCTGTCaccaaattgattaatatttgcAGAGGCGAACTTTTTCTCAAGACGATTGAAAATTTGGTTCTGTTCTCGTTTCATAATAAGGTGACTTGTCGAATTTTCGCTCAGGAGATTATATCGAAGTGTTTGAGTGAGATGATTCAGAATTCGGATTTTGATGAGCGGATGAAGGTTAAGAAGATTCTTGTGGCTGTGACTTTGGGACGGTGTGTGGATTCTTCGAGTTTG gTGCGAGGTCGAGCAATGGCGATAATCGCGAGCTGCACCGAGACGGAAAACCCAAACCGCCTAATAGTCCAGGAAATTTTCGAGTCCGCAAGAAATCCATCCTTTCCACCAACCCTCGACCAATTACGACAATCAATTTTCGAAGACATCGATCCTCTTCCCAACTCCTTTCTGATGCACTCAATGTTCCTCGACCGACTTGAAGACGAGCGAGCAGCAGTTCGTCGCAGTGCCTTACAATTCTTTCGAAATATCGTCAATCTCTTCCCGGAAATTGTGGACGACGTGGCTCCCGAAATTGGTCTACGCTGCCGAGATCCAGCCCTAACTGTTCGCAGTTTCGCAATTCAAGTTCTCACCCAACTTCTCCAGGAGAATCCCGAAAACTCGAATCTCATCGACTCCTGGATCCGGTCAGTAGTGCCCCAAGTCTTCGATATCGAGCCGAAAGTTCAGGAGAAGGCTCTCGAGTCCCTCCAGAGTTTGATACtgaatgaaatcaaattttgcCCGACTTTAAAGCagagaggaggaggaggaggaggaggaggaggaggaggaagaggaggaggagacTCTCTACCCTGGCTAATTCTCGATAGATTGACGAAGGAAAAAATGAGGAAGCATCTGTCTAAGGCCTGCGAGATGTGGAAGAAGTCGGAAGTACTGACTAAGCCCTTGATTGCCAAGATTCAATCTCACATCGAGACCGAGAATAATATTCCAGTCTGGATTCTCCTGGCAGCTTTCTCCGAAACGATGCAACTGCCTCTGATGGACAAACACTTTTCCGATTATGAGGCGCTCATTCAGGGAAAGGATTTTTGCGCGCGGCTCAAACTCGAGGTTTTGCGGAACTCTTGGCCGTCAATGAATCGGGATTTTCTCCAGCAGCTCTACGCTGATTTGATCAAGTGTCTGAGCAAATTCTCCGTTAATCTTGCCCTGATCAGCATCTGCTTCGACATTCTGGCCGGAATAGCGAAACAGTTGGAGGAGGAGACGGAGGCGAATATGCGAGAACTGATGAAGTTGTGTGAGATTCAGATCGAGAAGATCTTTAATGATAAGAAGGAGGAGGCTCTCGAGGCGGGGCCAATTTATGTGAAAGCAATGTGTACGCTGGGTCATGCGGCATTTCTTTGCACGGCCAAAGCTTCATCGTCGACTGTCCGGACACTCCAGGGACTCCTTCTCCAGTGGGAGAATATTCCTGAGCTTCTTCAGTCCAGGAAGGAAATCCAAGCGTCGGCGATTGTTCTTCTAG GTCAGTTGGCGATGAGAGACCGCGAAATCGCGGAGGAAACAATGCCAATCTTTGGAAAATTGATGTCCCAACCTGCTGATAATTCGACAACTGAATCGGCGAATAAGGTAAACTCTGCAAAAACCTTGGCTGATCTTTGTGTCAGATTCACGGCCCTAGTCGAGTGTTATCTTCCGGACATGTGTGTCAGTATGAAGGATCCAAATCCCTACGTTCGGGAAGTGATAGTCGTGATTTTTATCCAACTCTTACTCGAGGACTTTATCAAAGTCAAAGGACCCTTTTTCTTTCACATACTGACAATGCTCACCGATTCGGATGAGACGATTCGGGAATTGACTGTCTTTTTGATCAAGGAGCGACTCCTCGCGAAAAATAAAACTCTAGTTTCGCAACAGTTTCTCAAGAGTATTTTCCACTACAATGACTGTCAGATTAGCAAATTTACGCTGCAGACGATGCGAGAAAGGGAGAAAGCGGCCCTGACTCTGCCCGGGAGGGCAAATGAAAATAAGAGGAGGATGATCTATGATTTTCTTCTGGAACATCTCGATCCTCCCGGGAAATTGAAGCTTATTTGTAGACTGACGAGTGAGATTCTCGCCGGGGTTTGTAATAATTCGATTGATGTCAAGTTGGAGGCGGAAGCTGCAATTCTTCGCGATGTTTTGTACATTTTGTCGAGTGATCATTTGCAGGCTTCTCTCTGTAAACAAACGGAGAGTGATGACCAGGAGGAGATGGGAAATGTTCCGAGTGCTCCGAGCAATAATGCAATTAGTGTGATTGTTGAGGGAATCAAGAAACATAGACTGGAAGTGTTGCTACCAATTGTTGTGAAACTGAAGATCAAACTTGCCGAATTGAGATCGCCGTTGCTGGTTGAGGTGTCCAAGTTTTTTGTCAAGATCGTCACTGATTATAATAAGGAGCAGCTCTCGGGCCTTTTTATTGAGTATCCGGATTTGGAGAAGGATATTGAATCGGATACGAG AAAATATGGTAAAAGGGCTCAAAACGATGATGAGTGTGAAATGGAAGAGGTTCCTTCACCAGAAAATGAGAGATCTTCCATAA